One region of Candidatus Hydrogenedentota bacterium genomic DNA includes:
- a CDS encoding ATP-binding protein, with amino-acid sequence MYQKRTLETFFVRASRQFPVVMVSGARQVGKTTFLRHMAGEDRRYVTLDDPLALQLAQNDPALFMQRFPAPVLIDEIQYAPGLLPYIKMAADSSSEKGRYWLTGSQQFHLMKGVSESLAGRVAMIDLLGMSRWEIEGCPEPNLPFLPTREEIERRVLAMPALELSGLFQAIWRGCYPALVTIPQIEWDLYYSSYVKTYLQRDVRDLARVGDQAAFLRFLRAAAARTGQLLNVADLARDADIAPNTAKSWLSILETSGIVYLLPPYFANVTKRFVKTPKLYFLDSGLCSYLTGWSSPETLEAGAMSGAFLETWVLSEILKSWSHNGRRAPLYFYRDHSRREVDLLIVQDGALYPLEIKKSASPGKDAVRSFAALEALGMPVGPGGVVCLAQTHLPLTGNVSIIPVAAI; translated from the coding sequence ATGTACCAAAAGAGAACATTGGAGACGTTTTTTGTCCGGGCGAGTCGGCAATTTCCCGTGGTTATGGTCAGCGGCGCCCGACAGGTGGGCAAGACGACTTTTCTCCGCCACATGGCGGGTGAGGACCGGCGCTACGTCACGCTGGACGACCCCCTGGCGTTGCAGCTCGCGCAGAACGACCCAGCGTTGTTCATGCAGCGCTTTCCCGCGCCAGTCCTGATCGACGAGATTCAGTACGCGCCGGGGCTATTGCCCTACATCAAGATGGCTGCGGATAGTTCGTCGGAAAAAGGCCGGTACTGGCTCACGGGCTCCCAACAGTTTCACCTGATGAAAGGCGTGTCCGAATCTCTGGCGGGCCGGGTGGCGATGATTGATTTGCTCGGAATGTCGCGGTGGGAGATTGAAGGATGCCCGGAGCCCAACCTGCCCTTTCTCCCGACACGCGAAGAAATCGAAAGGCGTGTCTTGGCCATGCCCGCACTGGAACTCAGCGGGCTCTTCCAGGCCATCTGGCGTGGGTGCTATCCCGCGCTTGTGACCATACCGCAGATAGAGTGGGATCTGTACTACAGTTCGTATGTGAAAACCTACCTTCAGCGCGACGTTCGCGATCTGGCGCGTGTGGGAGACCAGGCGGCTTTTCTGCGCTTCCTGCGGGCCGCGGCCGCGCGAACGGGTCAACTGCTGAACGTGGCGGATCTGGCGCGCGATGCGGACATCGCCCCGAACACGGCAAAAAGCTGGTTGTCGATTCTGGAAACCTCCGGCATCGTCTACCTGCTCCCGCCGTACTTCGCGAATGTAACCAAACGGTTCGTCAAGACACCGAAACTCTACTTCCTCGATTCCGGCCTGTGCTCCTATCTGACGGGCTGGTCGAGTCCCGAGACGCTGGAAGCCGGCGCGATGTCCGGCGCGTTTTTGGAAACCTGGGTCCTGTCCGAAATCCTGAAGTCGTGGTCCCACAACGGGCGCAGGGCGCCCCTGTATTTTTATCGGGATCACAGCCGGCGGGAGGTCGATCTGCTGATCGTTCAGGACGGCGCCCTCTATCCTCTGGAAATAAAGAAGTCGGCTTCTCCGGGGAAGGACGCCGTTCGGAGTTTCGCCGCGTTGGAGGCATTGGGCATGCCGGTCGGACCGGGCGGTGTCGTCTGCCTGGCGCAGACCCATCTGCCGCTGACCGGCAACGTGTCGATCATACCCGTGGCAGCAATCTGA